Below is a window of Candidatus Cloacimonadota bacterium DNA.
CTTTATGCACATGAACCTTTGCTGTTTTCTTGCCGGATAGAAGTTCTAAAATTGCTTTTTCCTCAGAATTAAATTCCAATTCAAATTCCTTTTCTATAATTCTCCTTTCTGCTTCAAATTCCTTTTTTGTAAGTTTCTTATCCTTTTTCTTTTGATTTAGTTCTATTAATTTCTTCTCCCTGGATAAGGATGCTTTTTCTTTTTTGATAAGTAAGTCATCAAATTTTTTCTCAAGAAGTGCATAAACACCCATTCTTGTATTAGACCTTTCACCTTTCCATTCTGTAGTGGAACGAGGATTGAAACCAAGAGCCATTTTAAATCCATAATCTTTTACAAATGCTTCGTCTCTGTTTTTTGCATAATTCCTGATAATCATTGCTCGTCCACCAATCAAATTGCCGCTACCAGGGATAACACAACTGTATAGAACTCCGAAATCAACTGCATCTTTAAAAGCTCGGTCATCAAAATAAATGCTGTTTAAAGGATTGTTTAATGGACGGATTTGATTAGTATAATCATTAACTTCAGCTTCCTGGGTTGGCTCTCCTTCTCTATCCATACCAATATGCGAATGTGCATCAATAAAAGCCGGAGTAACAAATCCTTCATAATCAGCTTTTGCTTTCTCTGAAGATACCTCAATAATCTTATTCCCTTCAATTACAATGGTTTTGTTTTCATATTTCGTTTTTCCATCATAAAGCACTTTTGCTTTGATTACTATCTCTTTTTTCTTTGCCATCTCGTTTCTCCTTAATATGCGTAGTTATAATTAACATTTTATAAATATTCTTGATTGCCTATGAATAAATGTATTTTATGAAAGCTCATTGAATTAAGTCAATTTTTCTATTTTATAATTGAGTCCACTCTAAAAAGTTATATTCATGTATTATGAAACCGTTAAAACGGTTGAGGTTGGTGTTTTGTTAACCCCCAACTTAAATTGGGGGTTACTCGGAAGATAGAAGCATTAAACCGTTTCAACGGTTTCCTCCCGATATGTCGGGACAAAAATTTTAAAATATTTCATTCTTTAGGCTTTTTATAGTGAACTCATAATTAAATCTAATTATCTAAGAAGCATTCTTTTCTTAAGGAAAGTAAATCTTATTTTAATTATTATTTAATTGAATATATGTAGATTCAAGATTTATTGACATAAAGTTTGAACATTGTTTTTTTTGAAAAAAAATAAACAAATAGAGGAAATAATGAAGAGGTTACTTTCAGGCAATGAAGCTGTGGCAAGAGGAATTTATGAAGCAGGAGTAAAATTTGCTTCTGCATATCCAGGAACACCCAGCACAGAAATTCTGGAAAATGTAGTTCAATACAAACAAGATGTGCATTGCGAATGGGCTCCTAATGAAAAAGTTGCTGTAGAATCAGCTATTGGTGCTTCTATGGGTGGGGTT
It encodes the following:
- a CDS encoding amidohydrolase family protein → MAKKKEIVIKAKVLYDGKTKYENKTIVIEGNKIIEVSSEKAKADYEGFVTPAFIDAHSHIGMDREGEPTQEAEVNDYTNQIRPLNNPLNSIYFDDRAFKDAVDFGVLYSCVIPGSGNLIGGRAMIIRNYAKNRDEAFVKDYGFKMALGFNPRSTTEWKGERSNTRMGVYALLEKKFDDLLIKKEKASLSREKKLIELNQKKKDKKLTKKEFEAERRIIEKEFELEFNSEEKAILELLSGKKTAKVHVHKDDDVLYLIKLVKKYNLNVTADHTGDVFNKEIFDELAKNKIPIVYGPLGSVGYKVELKHAYYQNAGLLMKSKAFYGLMTDHPVIQTIALRDSLKFFMIQGMSEEDAISLITYKNAKILGIDDVLGTIEKGKLASIIVWDKNPLHLGAFPILVLGEGKVLRKKK